The following coding sequences lie in one Pseudoalteromonas sp. Scap06 genomic window:
- a CDS encoding PAS domain-containing sensor histidine kinase, producing the protein MDLKKVNKKSNSPSVNVNMDEAFLTQLVNCLPMGAMIVNTDAQILFANSQLSEILGYEDSELIGMNIDSLLPAQFKANHTHLMSQFFVNPRKRLMGEGRELFASQKNGKQIPIEIGLNPIHGQQELVLATLVDISQRLRANNMFQRSIQAAPHGVLIVDQAGIIQAVNQSLCKSFGYSEIELLDKKMEMLLPQRYQGHHSALRHSFHREPSVRSMGVGRDLTALHKDGKEFPVEVGLSPFINTNDEDMVFVSLLDITERKRMETELKENNTSLKEFTYVASHDLRSPLRGISNLIEWVKEDLGTTTPEVEYNLTRIDDRIHKMETLIDNLLAYARAGKASLDTQVIDMHKLIYNVTELLDLPVGMKIHKDIQLNTIVTAWTPLETVVRNLLSNAIKHHDSKEGTIEISCVAENTLCHITVTDDGPGIPPEAYERIFSLFQTTSDDKSVSGIGLSISRRLAQAHGGRISVSSNEPHKGSTFHVWWPRFARKENL; encoded by the coding sequence ATGGACCTTAAAAAAGTAAATAAAAAATCTAATTCGCCAAGTGTAAATGTAAATATGGATGAAGCATTTTTAACTCAGCTAGTTAATTGTTTACCCATGGGGGCAATGATAGTTAATACTGATGCTCAGATCCTTTTTGCCAATAGTCAACTATCTGAAATACTGGGGTATGAGGATTCAGAACTCATAGGAATGAACATAGATAGTTTACTTCCAGCGCAATTTAAAGCGAACCATACCCATTTGATGAGTCAGTTTTTTGTTAACCCTCGAAAACGCTTAATGGGTGAAGGTCGTGAGTTATTTGCGAGTCAAAAAAATGGTAAGCAAATCCCAATCGAAATAGGCTTAAACCCAATACACGGACAACAAGAGTTAGTTTTAGCCACACTGGTTGATATATCGCAAAGGCTGCGCGCTAACAATATGTTTCAACGCTCTATTCAGGCTGCACCACATGGTGTGTTAATAGTAGACCAAGCGGGCATTATTCAAGCGGTTAATCAATCGTTATGTAAATCTTTTGGCTACAGTGAAATAGAATTACTCGATAAAAAAATGGAAATGCTATTACCGCAGCGCTATCAAGGGCACCATTCAGCACTTCGCCATTCATTTCATCGTGAACCCAGTGTCAGAAGTATGGGAGTAGGCAGAGATTTAACCGCCTTACACAAAGATGGAAAAGAATTCCCAGTTGAAGTGGGCCTGAGTCCTTTTATAAACACCAATGACGAAGACATGGTATTTGTGTCCTTGTTAGATATAACAGAACGAAAACGAATGGAAACCGAGCTAAAAGAAAATAACACTAGCCTGAAAGAATTTACCTATGTGGCCTCTCATGATTTACGCTCTCCATTGCGAGGCATTTCAAACTTAATTGAATGGGTAAAAGAAGATTTGGGCACTACCACGCCTGAAGTCGAATATAACTTAACGCGTATTGATGATCGTATTCACAAAATGGAGACGTTAATAGATAATTTATTGGCCTATGCAAGAGCTGGTAAAGCCAGCCTAGATACTCAAGTAATCGATATGCATAAATTAATTTATAACGTTACCGAACTGTTAGATTTACCAGTTGGAATGAAGATTCATAAAGACATTCAATTAAATACCATCGTGACTGCATGGACGCCACTTGAAACCGTGGTCCGTAATTTATTAAGTAACGCTATTAAACACCATGACAGTAAAGAAGGAACTATAGAGATTAGTTGTGTAGCAGAAAATACGCTTTGCCATATCACTGTGACTGATGATGGACCCGGTATACCACCAGAGGCTTACGAGCGTATTTTTAGTTTGTTTCAAACAACTTCCGATGATAAGTCGGTTTCAGGTATAGGGCTGTCTATTAGTCGGCGCCTTGCACAAGCCCATGGTGGGCGCATTTCAGTTAGTTCAAATGAACCGCACAAAGGGTCAACATTTCATGTTTGGTGGCCACGCTTTGCTAGGAAAGAGAATTTATGA
- a CDS encoding MerR family transcriptional regulator: MYRISELGALVGLSRTTLLYYEKLKLISSKRLESGYRVYSERVLQQVRLVQHLKSGGLSLAECKSCLDSKLDKSVLKFRYNELEEDIKRKQKSLALLSSLLGENSSKSWHEMLSEVAPDAHIDWLKTQGFNEKQALRIRWLSKDMNEHDKYMQDFMSVFAALESWGPNSEEDTKKAFHLLSTNPKRILEIGCGKGYSTILLERLSNAEIIATDNEQSALDKVEDKIKQHNLSERVSTKCTSMTELNFGTKKFDVIWAEASAYIMGIENALKKWKSLLTDDGTLVFSDLVWLTDSPSQDAIDYWKSDYPDIQTVNTRKSQIEKAGYQLQHTFTVSVQAWKNYYEPLELRLQDVASKMTGSQAVVDIQNEIDLYKSHLGEFGYQFFIAKRL, from the coding sequence GTGTATCGTATTTCTGAGCTAGGTGCATTAGTTGGTTTATCGAGGACCACTTTACTTTATTACGAAAAGCTTAAGCTAATTTCTAGTAAGAGGTTAGAAAGTGGCTACCGAGTATATAGCGAAAGAGTTTTACAGCAGGTGCGTTTAGTTCAACACCTAAAAAGTGGTGGACTGAGCTTGGCTGAATGTAAGTCTTGCCTCGATAGTAAGTTAGATAAGTCTGTTCTTAAGTTTCGTTATAACGAATTAGAAGAAGACATTAAACGAAAACAAAAGTCATTGGCTTTGCTGTCGTCTCTGTTAGGAGAAAACAGTAGCAAGTCATGGCATGAAATGCTTAGCGAAGTGGCTCCAGATGCGCATATTGACTGGTTAAAAACTCAAGGGTTTAACGAAAAGCAAGCTCTAAGAATTAGGTGGTTATCAAAAGATATGAACGAACATGACAAATATATGCAAGATTTTATGAGCGTATTTGCAGCACTAGAATCTTGGGGGCCTAATAGTGAAGAGGACACGAAAAAAGCGTTTCATTTACTTAGTACCAATCCTAAACGAATTTTAGAGATTGGCTGTGGCAAGGGTTACTCAACAATATTACTCGAAAGGTTATCGAACGCAGAAATAATAGCGACTGACAATGAGCAAAGTGCGCTTGATAAAGTAGAAGATAAAATAAAGCAGCATAACTTGAGTGAGCGGGTATCAACTAAATGCACCAGCATGACAGAATTAAACTTTGGCACTAAAAAGTTTGACGTTATTTGGGCTGAAGCCTCGGCTTATATAATGGGTATAGAAAACGCCCTAAAAAAATGGAAATCGTTACTCACCGACGATGGTACTTTGGTTTTTAGCGATTTAGTTTGGTTAACTGACAGCCCAAGTCAAGATGCTATTGATTATTGGAAGAGCGATTATCCAGATATACAAACAGTTAATACACGTAAATCACAAATAGAAAAAGCTGGCTACCAGCTTCAGCATACATTTACGGTATCAGTGCAAGCTTGGAAGAATTATTACGAGCCACTCGAACTGCGCTTACAAGATGTTGCATCAAAAATGACTGGGTCACAAGCTGTGGTTGATATTCAAAATGAAATAGATTTATATAAATCTCATTTAGGCGAATTTGGTTATCAGTTTTTTATTGCTAAAAGGCTTTAA
- a CDS encoding arylesterase, giving the protein MTHSILRCVFILFLVINPLHAAANNTILILGDSLSAAYGLKQEQGWVQLLQDKYDAEQRPINLVNASISGETTGGALRRLDALLEQYQPTHVLIELGANDGLRGFPITKMQTNLTALIKKSQAADAQTALMEIYIPPNYGPRYSKMFTDSFASVSEATNSHLMPFFILKVAGKNELMQNDNLHPNKTAQPILRDEMYNTINQWLNKD; this is encoded by the coding sequence ATGACTCATTCAATCCTACGTTGTGTATTCATTTTATTTTTAGTTATTAACCCACTACACGCGGCAGCTAACAACACGATTTTAATACTTGGTGATAGTTTAAGCGCAGCCTATGGCTTAAAACAAGAACAAGGCTGGGTGCAATTGTTACAAGATAAATACGATGCCGAGCAACGCCCTATCAACTTAGTAAATGCCAGTATTAGCGGCGAAACCACCGGCGGAGCATTGCGCCGATTAGACGCGCTACTTGAGCAATATCAACCCACTCACGTACTTATTGAGCTCGGTGCCAATGACGGCCTGCGCGGTTTTCCAATCACTAAAATGCAAACTAACTTAACCGCTTTAATTAAAAAAAGCCAAGCTGCAGATGCACAAACCGCACTTATGGAAATATATATTCCACCTAACTATGGCCCTCGGTACAGTAAAATGTTCACCGATAGCTTTGCCAGTGTTAGTGAAGCTACTAACTCACATTTAATGCCGTTTTTTATACTTAAAGTAGCAGGAAAAAACGAGCTAATGCAAAACGATAACTTACACCCTAACAAAACTGCACAACCAATACTACGAGATGAAATGTATAACACGATCAACCAGTGGTTAAATAAAGACTAG
- a CDS encoding ABC transporter ATP-binding protein, translating into MSALSQLNIIQVNGLSKVVSTFEGELSILSDISFNVKHGESVAVVGTSGSGKSTLLSLLAGLDTASSGEVMLDGEPLHKLDEEARAALRAAKVGFVFQSFMLVQSLTALENVMLPAELAGEHDAKEQGLALLEKVGLSHRIDHYPSQLSGGEQQRVAIARAFVGSPKILFADEPSANLDSKNGHMIESLLFDLNKQNGTTLILVTHDEALAQKCERIIQIEAGELVHNSTEEMANVG; encoded by the coding sequence ATGTCAGCGCTTTCTCAATTAAATATAATTCAAGTAAATGGTTTGTCTAAAGTGGTTTCCACCTTTGAAGGTGAGTTGTCCATCCTCAGCGACATCAGCTTTAATGTCAAGCATGGTGAGTCTGTTGCTGTTGTTGGCACATCGGGTTCTGGTAAGTCTACATTATTGAGCTTGCTAGCAGGGCTTGATACCGCCAGCAGTGGCGAGGTAATGTTAGATGGTGAGCCTTTGCACAAGTTAGATGAAGAAGCGCGAGCAGCACTGAGAGCCGCTAAAGTCGGTTTTGTATTTCAGTCTTTCATGTTGGTGCAAAGTTTAACCGCACTTGAAAATGTGATGCTACCTGCAGAGCTTGCTGGCGAACATGACGCTAAAGAGCAGGGACTCGCCTTGCTTGAAAAAGTTGGTTTGAGTCATCGTATTGATCATTACCCATCGCAGTTATCTGGTGGTGAGCAACAACGTGTTGCTATTGCTCGTGCATTTGTGGGTTCGCCTAAAATACTGTTTGCCGACGAGCCATCAGCTAACCTAGATAGCAAAAACGGCCATATGATTGAGTCGTTATTATTTGATTTAAATAAGCAAAATGGCACAACGCTTATTTTAGTTACCCACGATGAAGCACTGGCGCAAAAGTGTGAACGTATTATTCAGATTGAAGCCGGTGAGCTGGTACATAATTCAACTGAGGAAATGGCAAATGTGGGCTAA
- a CDS encoding ABC transporter permease, whose translation MWAKLALKLFSREFRRGELTVISAAIALAVLTVLTLSMVTERIAQSIAQKSSAFIAADRVLASNHAIDTAYITQAKQQNLKTAQMVYFDTMLFANDEMQFSSVKAASNSYPLKGQLKVKSGLNAETEVAPGAPTPGNVWLSESVFYSLNINVGDQVELGAALFNVEKVIVEEPDAPFNVFSSSRRVLINIDDVPKTEVIQPGSRVFYRQLYAGDESEINSFYDWLKPQLKENQNWYGVKDRQSPISNSLNRAESFLLLAGLLGIILAAVAIAVSAKRYCERQYDPVAMMKTLGGSRDMIRKIYLMHLLMVCTMAVVVGLAIGYGLQEMATGYLAKSMGTELPMAGFKPWLVAISTGVICAVMFSIKPLLDLFDIPPLRVLRRNLGDRLAVSKIHLGLSALTVFLLMWLFSNNIKITLILFVSTLALILVLFLISKLIFGGGRKLGLKPGNSWSLAIASIQKRANVNAVQLISFSLAIKLLLFLIVLKNDIISDWQSQLPSDAPNAFLVNITQNELDPVNEYLAQKGIQVSEFYPTIRGRVNAVNGEAVAREVSLQDNEKKDEEARSGIGRELNLTWLDEVPSQNDIIDGQWFGDDAVAEASLEESMMQRLDVKLGDTLTFLIGAQSFDAKITSVRKVNWATLKPNFFIILSPDVLSDFPATYISSVRIEPEQKRDFSQLLRSYPTITAIDVDNFVKQIQSTIEQVSLAIGFVLAIVVLCGALVLISQVQASLGERMQEIVILRTLGAKSRLIKNATLYEFLLLGGLAGLVAAFFSDIALLIVQQQMFDLAGKLHPNIWIIGPVAGGVFVAGLGYFMIARTLKQNTQGLVRALA comes from the coding sequence ATGTGGGCTAAATTAGCACTTAAACTATTTTCTCGAGAGTTTCGCCGTGGTGAACTAACCGTTATAAGTGCAGCCATTGCTTTAGCGGTGTTAACGGTGCTTACTTTATCTATGGTGACCGAGCGAATTGCACAAAGTATTGCGCAAAAAAGTAGTGCCTTTATTGCAGCCGATAGGGTGTTGGCCAGTAACCATGCCATAGATACCGCTTATATTACTCAAGCCAAACAGCAAAACCTCAAAACAGCGCAAATGGTGTATTTTGACACTATGCTGTTTGCAAACGATGAAATGCAATTTAGCTCAGTAAAAGCTGCGTCAAACAGTTACCCGCTTAAAGGCCAGTTAAAGGTTAAGTCGGGCTTAAACGCAGAAACAGAAGTTGCCCCGGGGGCACCAACCCCCGGTAACGTGTGGCTAAGTGAATCGGTTTTTTACAGTTTAAATATAAACGTAGGCGACCAAGTTGAGCTAGGTGCTGCGTTATTCAATGTGGAAAAGGTGATTGTTGAAGAACCCGATGCGCCGTTTAATGTGTTCTCTAGCAGCCGCAGGGTACTAATTAATATTGACGATGTACCAAAAACTGAAGTAATACAGCCCGGTAGCCGTGTATTTTACCGCCAGTTGTATGCAGGTGATGAAAGCGAAATAAATAGTTTTTACGATTGGTTAAAACCGCAACTTAAAGAAAACCAAAACTGGTATGGTGTTAAAGACCGTCAATCGCCCATTTCAAATAGCTTAAATAGAGCTGAAAGCTTTTTGTTATTAGCCGGTTTGCTAGGGATTATTTTAGCCGCGGTTGCTATTGCAGTATCGGCTAAGCGCTATTGTGAGCGTCAATACGACCCAGTCGCAATGATGAAAACTTTAGGTGGCAGCCGAGATATGATCCGTAAAATTTACCTTATGCACCTATTAATGGTATGTACCATGGCGGTGGTTGTTGGCCTAGCTATTGGCTATGGTTTGCAAGAGATGGCTACCGGTTATTTAGCTAAAAGTATGGGTACCGAACTGCCCATGGCTGGTTTTAAACCTTGGCTGGTGGCGATTAGTACAGGGGTTATTTGTGCGGTTATGTTCTCTATTAAGCCACTTTTAGATTTATTTGATATTCCACCGCTCAGAGTACTTCGCCGTAATTTAGGCGATCGACTAGCGGTAAGTAAAATTCATTTAGGGCTAAGTGCACTCACCGTGTTTTTATTAATGTGGTTATTTAGTAATAACATAAAAATTACGCTTATTTTGTTTGTCTCAACGCTTGCGCTTATTTTGGTGTTATTTTTAATCTCTAAGTTAATATTTGGCGGTGGCCGCAAGCTTGGCTTAAAGCCGGGTAACAGCTGGTCTTTGGCTATTGCGTCTATTCAAAAGCGCGCCAATGTTAATGCAGTGCAGTTAATTAGTTTTTCGTTAGCTATTAAATTACTGTTATTTTTAATTGTGCTTAAAAATGATATTATTTCTGATTGGCAGTCACAATTACCAAGTGATGCACCTAATGCTTTTTTAGTGAATATTACGCAAAATGAACTGGACCCAGTTAATGAATATTTAGCACAAAAAGGCATTCAGGTGTCGGAGTTTTACCCGACTATTCGTGGTCGCGTAAATGCCGTCAACGGTGAAGCGGTTGCGCGTGAAGTGTCACTGCAAGATAACGAGAAAAAAGACGAAGAAGCCCGCTCAGGCATTGGCCGCGAGCTCAATTTAACCTGGCTTGACGAAGTCCCTTCGCAAAATGACATTATCGATGGCCAGTGGTTTGGCGATGACGCCGTTGCCGAGGCCTCACTGGAAGAGTCGATGATGCAGCGCCTCGATGTTAAATTAGGCGATACTCTTACATTTTTAATCGGTGCGCAGTCGTTTGATGCTAAAATAACCAGTGTGCGAAAAGTAAATTGGGCCACACTCAAGCCTAACTTTTTTATTATTTTAAGCCCAGATGTACTTAGCGACTTTCCGGCAACCTATATTTCATCGGTACGCATTGAACCTGAGCAAAAGCGCGACTTTAGCCAGTTATTACGTTCATACCCCACTATTACAGCAATTGATGTAGATAATTTTGTTAAGCAAATACAGTCGACTATTGAGCAAGTGTCGTTAGCCATTGGTTTTGTATTGGCTATTGTGGTGTTATGTGGTGCGTTGGTACTAATATCGCAGGTGCAAGCAAGCTTAGGTGAGCGCATGCAAGAAATCGTAATATTGCGTACGTTAGGTGCTAAAAGCCGATTAATAAAAAATGCCACTTTATATGAGTTTTTATTACTGGGCGGTTTAGCCGGACTGGTCGCTGCATTTTTTAGTGATATTGCACTGTTAATAGTGCAGCAGCAAATGTTTGATTTGGCGGGTAAGCTGCATCCAAATATTTGGATTATTGGCCCCGTTGCTGGTGGCGTGTTTGTAGCAGGTTTAGGTTATTTTATGATTGCCCGTACGCTCAAACAAAACACCCAAGGCTTAGTGCGCGCATTGGCGTAA
- the ruvC gene encoding crossover junction endodeoxyribonuclease RuvC → MAIILGIDPGSRLTGYGVVAHQGAKFTYLGSGCIKLADHDFPTRLKMIYQGITQLIEQFSPETFAIEKVFMAHNPDSALKLGQARGAAIVGASMADLPVFEYSARQIKQAVVGNGGADKSQVQHMVKNILKLPGTPQADAADALAIAICHAHSEQNLIKLAGSASKTVRGRLRK, encoded by the coding sequence TTGGCCATTATTTTAGGGATCGATCCGGGCTCGCGTTTAACGGGTTACGGTGTGGTTGCGCACCAAGGTGCTAAGTTTACATACTTAGGCAGTGGCTGTATTAAATTAGCCGATCATGACTTTCCCACCCGACTTAAAATGATCTACCAAGGTATTACGCAGCTTATAGAGCAGTTTTCGCCTGAAACCTTTGCCATAGAAAAAGTATTTATGGCACATAACCCCGATTCTGCTTTAAAGCTTGGGCAAGCCCGTGGTGCTGCCATTGTGGGGGCCTCTATGGCCGACTTACCGGTGTTTGAATACTCTGCACGGCAAATAAAGCAAGCCGTGGTGGGTAACGGTGGAGCAGATAAATCGCAAGTGCAACATATGGTTAAAAATATACTTAAACTGCCAGGTACGCCGCAAGCCGATGCAGCAGATGCACTCGCGATTGCAATTTGCCATGCTCACTCTGAACAAAATTTAATAAAACTAGCGGGTAGCGCAAGCAAAACCGTTAGAGGACGTCTAAGGAAATAA
- the ruvA gene encoding Holliday junction branch migration protein RuvA, which produces MIGRLNGVLVEKQPPEILLEVSGVGYEVQMPMTCFYDLPKVGDNAIVYTHFVVREDAQLLFGFNNKTERALFRELLKANGVGPKLGLAILSGMSAQQFVSCVNNEDATALVKLPGVGKKTAERLVLEMKDRLKNWGNDLFTPFSDSAVIEPASDATIANNAADDAVSALVALGYKLPQAQKAVKSVSKPDMSTEVLIKESLKSML; this is translated from the coding sequence ATGATAGGTCGCTTAAACGGCGTGTTAGTTGAAAAACAGCCCCCAGAAATATTATTAGAAGTGAGTGGCGTTGGCTACGAAGTACAAATGCCAATGACCTGTTTTTATGATTTACCCAAAGTGGGCGACAACGCCATTGTGTACACTCACTTTGTTGTACGCGAAGACGCACAGTTATTGTTTGGCTTTAATAATAAAACCGAACGAGCCTTATTTCGAGAGCTGTTAAAAGCCAATGGCGTAGGACCTAAGTTGGGTTTAGCTATTTTGTCGGGTATGTCGGCGCAGCAGTTTGTAAGTTGCGTAAATAATGAAGACGCTACCGCCTTGGTTAAACTGCCAGGGGTAGGTAAAAAAACCGCCGAGCGCTTAGTGCTCGAAATGAAAGACCGATTAAAGAATTGGGGCAACGACTTATTTACCCCATTTAGCGACAGCGCCGTAATAGAGCCTGCGAGCGATGCAACTATAGCTAATAATGCGGCCGATGATGCGGTTTCGGCGTTAGTGGCGCTCGGTTATAAATTGCCACAAGCGCAAAAAGCAGTAAAATCAGTAAGCAAACCCGATATGTCGACTGAGGTTCTAATTAAAGAATCTTTGAAATCAATGCTGTGA
- the ruvB gene encoding Holliday junction branch migration DNA helicase RuvB produces MIEADRLIDAAEKTNEDTIDRAIRPKLLADYRGQPHVKQQMEIFIEAARSRSEALDHLLIFGPPGLGKTTLANIVANELSVNIKTTSGPVLEKAGDLAALLTNLEEGDVLFIDEIHRLSPQVEEILYPAMEDYQLDIMIGEGPAARSIKLDLPAFTLIGATTRAGSLTSPLRDRFGIVQRLEFYSVEDLSHIVGRSAHYLDLEMCDDGAAEIAKRSRGTPRIANRLLRRVRDYTQVKSDGTVNAEVAQQALDMIDVDKSGFDYMDRKYLLAIIEKFMGGPVGLDNLAAAIGEEKETIEDVIEPFLIQQGFIQRTPRGRIVSDNAYHHFGLLPKQD; encoded by the coding sequence ATGATCGAAGCTGATCGCTTAATAGATGCTGCTGAAAAAACCAATGAAGACACCATAGATCGTGCTATTAGGCCTAAGTTACTGGCCGATTATCGTGGTCAGCCGCATGTTAAGCAACAAATGGAAATATTTATTGAAGCTGCGCGTAGCCGCAGTGAAGCGTTGGATCATTTATTAATATTTGGCCCGCCAGGCTTAGGTAAAACCACGCTTGCTAATATTGTAGCAAATGAATTAAGCGTAAATATTAAAACGACCTCGGGCCCTGTACTTGAAAAAGCCGGCGATTTAGCTGCATTGCTTACTAATCTTGAAGAAGGTGATGTACTGTTTATTGATGAAATTCACCGCTTAAGCCCACAAGTAGAAGAAATACTTTACCCTGCAATGGAAGATTACCAACTCGATATAATGATAGGTGAGGGGCCTGCAGCACGCTCTATTAAGCTTGATTTACCTGCATTTACCTTAATTGGCGCAACCACGCGTGCGGGCTCATTAACCTCACCACTGCGTGATCGCTTTGGTATTGTACAGCGTTTAGAGTTTTATTCTGTTGAGGATTTGTCGCATATAGTGGGGCGCTCAGCGCATTACCTTGATTTAGAAATGTGTGACGATGGCGCAGCTGAAATTGCCAAGCGCTCTCGTGGCACACCGCGTATAGCAAACCGTTTATTGCGTCGCGTGCGCGATTACACCCAAGTTAAATCAGATGGTACGGTTAATGCCGAGGTTGCTCAACAAGCCCTCGATATGATTGATGTTGATAAAAGCGGCTTTGATTACATGGACCGTAAATATTTACTCGCCATCATCGAAAAATTTATGGGTGGCCCGGTTGGCCTTGACAACCTAGCCGCTGCCATAGGCGAAGAAAAAGAAACCATAGAAGATGTGATTGAACCGTTTTTAATTCAACAAGGGTTTATTCAGCGCACGCCTCGCGGACGAATTGTGTCGGATAATGCGTATCATCATTTTGGTTTACTTCCCAAGCAAGACTAA
- the tolQ gene encoding protein TolQ, translated as MGSGLNFLDLILEASLLVQLVMLALVAMSVMSWAIIFQRKKAISDALANAKKFEQRFWSGVDLSKLYNEISSRGGQSAGIEALFTSGFKEFARHKKNTFQSAGIVMEGTHRSMRVALSREIEKLESSLSFLATVGSISPYIGLFGTVWGIMNAFIALGEVKQATLQMVAPGIAEALIATAMGLFAAIPAVIAYNRFANKVEKLESHYINFMEEFANILHRQAATQIEAQANVPA; from the coding sequence GTGGGATCAGGGCTTAATTTTTTAGATCTAATTCTAGAAGCCAGTTTGCTTGTGCAATTAGTAATGCTAGCGTTGGTTGCTATGTCGGTTATGTCATGGGCTATTATTTTTCAACGTAAAAAAGCCATCTCTGACGCCTTAGCAAATGCCAAAAAATTTGAGCAACGTTTTTGGTCTGGTGTTGACCTAAGTAAACTATATAACGAAATCTCTTCTCGCGGTGGCCAGTCTGCTGGTATTGAGGCGTTATTTACCTCAGGCTTTAAAGAGTTTGCACGTCATAAAAAAAATACTTTTCAAAGTGCGGGCATTGTAATGGAAGGCACACACCGTTCAATGCGGGTTGCGCTTTCTCGCGAAATAGAAAAACTAGAATCAAGCCTATCGTTTTTAGCAACGGTCGGTTCAATTAGCCCTTACATCGGCTTATTTGGTACGGTGTGGGGTATTATGAATGCCTTTATTGCCTTAGGTGAGGTAAAGCAAGCGACCTTACAAATGGTTGCTCCTGGTATAGCAGAGGCACTAATTGCTACAGCAATGGGTTTATTTGCGGCAATTCCAGCCGTTATTGCTTACAACCGCTTTGCTAACAAAGTTGAAAAGTTAGAATCTCACTATATTAACTTTATGGAAGAATTTGCCAATATCTTACACCGTCAAGCAGCTACCCAAATAGAGGCTCAAGCGAATGTACCAGCGTAA
- the tolR gene encoding protein TolR, producing MYQRKKRRPVAEINVVPYIDVMLVLLIIFMATAPLITHGVKVDLPKMEESDLVDTKDTPPIIASIDADGKYYVSVGTDPEEPMEALDVAAVIKLQLMKNPDVPVMIKGSGKVSYQEVLLLMDFLKNAGVPSVGLMTESFEGTK from the coding sequence ATGTACCAGCGTAAAAAGCGTCGCCCAGTCGCAGAAATTAATGTAGTACCATACATTGATGTAATGTTGGTGCTGCTTATTATATTTATGGCCACTGCGCCGTTAATTACTCATGGTGTAAAAGTAGACCTGCCAAAAATGGAAGAGTCGGACTTAGTCGATACCAAAGACACGCCACCCATTATTGCTTCTATTGATGCCGATGGTAAGTATTATGTGAGTGTCGGTACCGATCCTGAGGAGCCGATGGAAGCATTAGATGTAGCCGCAGTAATTAAGCTACAACTAATGAAAAACCCAGATGTGCCTGTGATGATCAAAGGCTCGGGTAAAGTGTCGTATCAGGAAGTGTTACTGTTAATGGACTTTTTAAAAAATGCAGGTGTACCGTCGGTAGGATTAATGACCGAATCCTTTGAGGGGACCAAGTAA